A window of Marinobacter salarius contains these coding sequences:
- the yajC gene encoding preprotein translocase subunit YajC yields the protein MKSIKLLVAALFAAMPALAMAQDAGAQGMGVMGQVIFFAGFILIFYFLIWRPQSKRAKEHKALMAGLNKGDEVVTSGGVAGKITKVSDDFIVVEIADNVEIKVQKVAVAAALPKGTLKDI from the coding sequence ATGAAATCAATCAAGTTACTTGTTGCTGCACTCTTTGCTGCGATGCCGGCACTGGCCATGGCACAGGATGCGGGTGCCCAGGGTATGGGAGTGATGGGGCAGGTGATCTTCTTTGCCGGCTTTATCCTGATTTTCTATTTCCTGATCTGGCGTCCCCAGTCCAAGCGTGCGAAAGAGCACAAGGCGCTGATGGCTGGCCTGAACAAAGGCGATGAAGTGGTTACCTCCGGCGGTGTGGCCGGCAAGATCACCAAGGTTTCCGATGACTTTATCGTGGTTGAAATCGCTGACAACGTTGAGATCAAGGTTCAGAAAGTTGCTGTTGCAGCGGCACTTCCGAAAGGAACTCTGAAGGACATCTGA
- the tgt gene encoding tRNA guanosine(34) transglycosylase Tgt, with protein sequence MSFEKLGEDGRARRGRLTFPRGTVETPAFMPVGTYGTVKGMLPRDIKDIGAEIILGNTFHLMLRPGTEVVKAHGDLHDFTQWQGPILTDSGGFQVFSLGEMRKITEAGVTFRSPIDGSPVELSPEIAMQVQRDLGSDIVMIFDECTPYPATEKQASESMELSLRWAARSKQAHAGNPAALFGIVQGGMYESLRDRSMKGLTEIGFDGYAIGGLSVGEPKEDMIRILDHLPPKMPEDRPRYLMGVGRPEDLVEAVRRGVDMFDCVMPTRNARNGYLFTSTGIIKIRNARHRHDTAPLDDQCDCYTCENFSRSYLHHLDKCGEMLGSQLNTIHNLRYYQNVMAGLRGAIEAGTLSDFISDFYARRGETVPPMAQ encoded by the coding sequence ATGTCCTTTGAAAAACTCGGGGAAGATGGCCGTGCACGACGCGGACGCCTGACCTTTCCCCGGGGTACGGTGGAAACCCCGGCTTTCATGCCGGTGGGCACCTACGGCACCGTCAAGGGTATGCTGCCGAGGGACATCAAGGATATCGGGGCCGAGATCATCCTTGGCAACACCTTCCACCTGATGCTGCGGCCGGGTACGGAAGTGGTGAAGGCCCATGGCGATTTGCATGACTTTACCCAGTGGCAAGGCCCGATCCTCACAGATTCCGGCGGCTTCCAGGTGTTCAGCCTAGGCGAGATGCGCAAAATCACCGAAGCGGGCGTGACGTTCCGTTCGCCAATCGATGGTTCACCGGTAGAGCTGTCACCGGAAATCGCCATGCAGGTGCAGCGCGATCTCGGGTCGGACATCGTGATGATTTTTGACGAGTGTACGCCGTACCCGGCCACTGAGAAGCAGGCGAGTGAGTCCATGGAGCTGTCCCTGCGTTGGGCTGCCCGGAGCAAACAGGCACACGCTGGTAATCCGGCCGCGCTGTTCGGCATCGTTCAGGGAGGGATGTACGAATCGCTGCGGGACCGCTCAATGAAAGGGCTGACGGAGATCGGATTCGACGGCTACGCCATAGGTGGATTGTCGGTGGGCGAGCCCAAAGAGGATATGATCCGTATCCTGGATCATCTGCCACCCAAAATGCCGGAAGACCGCCCCCGTTACCTGATGGGCGTAGGGCGGCCCGAGGATCTTGTGGAAGCAGTGCGCCGCGGCGTAGACATGTTTGACTGCGTAATGCCCACGAGAAACGCGCGCAACGGTTACCTGTTTACCTCCACCGGCATCATCAAGATCCGCAACGCCAGGCACCGGCACGATACCGCGCCGCTGGACGATCAATGCGACTGCTACACCTGCGAGAACTTTTCGAGAAGTTATCTGCATCACCTCGATAAATGTGGAGAAATGCTCGGCTCGCAACTCAATACGATCCACAATCTGCGGTACTACCAGAACGTGATGGCTGGATTGCGTGGCGCAATTGAAGCAGGTACATTGTCGGACTTTATTAGCGACTTCTATGCCCGCCGCGGTGAAACCGTGCCTCCAATGGCGCAGTGA
- the queA gene encoding tRNA preQ1(34) S-adenosylmethionine ribosyltransferase-isomerase QueA produces MNVSDFHFDLPDELIARYPLKERSASRLLSLDGLSGDTRHLRFTDLPGLLQPGDLLVFNDTRVIPARLFGRKETGGQVEVLVERVLGEHDILAHVRASKALKEGQKVLLEDGTPLRMSGRDDALFHLHCDSDEPVLEVLERIGHMPLPPYVDRPDESSDRERYQTVYAREAGAVAAPTAGLHFDDRILAELESRGIETAFVTLHVGAGTFQPVRVEGIEDHVMHSEVAHVSQETVDAVNAARARGGRVVAVGTTSVRSLESASRGGVVRPFQGETDIFIYPGYRFQTVDAMVTNFHLPESTLIMLVSAFAGYQNVMSAYQAAVAERYRFFSYGDAMFITAQEPSLGALSYCSGKGSQNPENDDE; encoded by the coding sequence ATGAACGTCTCCGATTTTCACTTTGATCTACCGGATGAGCTTATCGCCCGGTATCCCCTCAAAGAGCGCAGTGCGTCCCGGTTGCTCAGTCTCGATGGGCTGTCCGGTGACACCAGGCACTTACGGTTTACCGATCTTCCAGGCCTGCTTCAGCCGGGCGACCTACTGGTCTTCAACGACACGCGAGTGATTCCCGCGCGCCTTTTTGGCCGCAAGGAAACCGGCGGTCAGGTGGAAGTGCTGGTTGAGCGTGTGCTTGGAGAGCACGACATTCTCGCTCACGTACGGGCCTCCAAAGCTTTAAAAGAAGGCCAGAAAGTGCTGCTTGAAGATGGCACACCGCTACGGATGAGCGGAAGGGATGATGCGTTGTTTCACCTGCACTGTGACAGCGACGAACCCGTTCTTGAGGTTCTTGAGCGCATCGGCCATATGCCGCTGCCTCCCTACGTGGATCGCCCGGATGAATCCTCGGACCGCGAACGCTACCAGACGGTGTACGCCCGGGAAGCGGGTGCGGTGGCGGCTCCGACCGCAGGCCTGCATTTTGATGACCGGATTCTGGCCGAGCTTGAATCGCGGGGCATTGAAACCGCGTTTGTAACCTTGCACGTGGGCGCTGGCACATTCCAGCCGGTGCGTGTGGAGGGTATTGAAGATCATGTGATGCACAGTGAAGTGGCCCATGTATCGCAAGAAACGGTAGACGCGGTGAACGCAGCCCGTGCCCGGGGAGGCCGTGTCGTAGCCGTTGGTACCACCTCTGTACGGTCCCTGGAATCCGCCAGTCGTGGTGGGGTGGTTCGACCTTTTCAGGGCGAAACCGATATCTTTATTTACCCCGGCTATCGTTTCCAGACCGTGGACGCCATGGTGACGAACTTTCACTTACCGGAGTCAACGCTGATCATGCTGGTTAGCGCATTCGCCGGTTATCAGAACGTGATGTCGGCCTATCAAGCGGCTGTCGCCGAGCGTTACCGCTTTTTCAGTTACGGTGATGCGATGTTTATCACAGCGCAGGAGCCAAGCCTGGGCGCCCTCTCTTACTGTTCAGGGAAAGGCAGCCAGAATCCGGAGAACGATGATGAGTGA
- the flgL gene encoding flagellar hook-associated protein FlgL, translating into MIRISSQQIFSGGINRLQELNSSLNQTQEQISTGKRVNKPSDDPVAAARILKLDQELSRIETYQRNAGLAENRLQQEESALASSVDVIQRIRELTVQAGNGSLSPNDRKSISSEMKERIGQLANIANTRDASGEYIFSGFQGSTAAFGKDASGSWVYQGDEGQRVLEIDDGVTVPISDHGKGIYSSVPAAVFAESDPGNAAAARIDGIQVINDGALSAVSPDDITITVDTVAGTVSAVNSRTGDPLTVTPAAYTSGESFEVAGVQATITDAGDGDEFTLRAGERQSVFATIENLIDGLDNIDKGSPAGQAAYDDLIAASLQNLDNAQESIVQKQTEIGGRLNAVDSTKSFLEDSSVYSEDIRSQLRDVDYAEAISNLSFQSFVLQAAQQSFAQVSQLSLFDRL; encoded by the coding sequence GGCAAGCGGGTCAACAAGCCGTCGGACGATCCCGTTGCGGCAGCGCGCATTCTCAAGCTTGATCAGGAGCTGTCCCGGATCGAGACCTATCAGCGCAACGCTGGGCTCGCGGAAAACCGGTTGCAGCAGGAGGAAAGCGCGTTGGCCAGTTCGGTGGATGTTATCCAGCGGATACGGGAGCTGACCGTCCAGGCTGGTAACGGCTCGCTGTCACCGAATGATCGCAAATCCATCTCCTCGGAAATGAAAGAGCGTATCGGGCAGTTGGCCAACATTGCCAATACCCGTGATGCGTCCGGCGAGTACATTTTCAGTGGTTTTCAGGGTTCCACCGCGGCTTTCGGGAAAGATGCTTCCGGCAGTTGGGTGTACCAGGGTGATGAGGGCCAGCGCGTGCTGGAGATCGACGATGGCGTAACGGTGCCTATCAGCGATCATGGCAAAGGCATCTACTCTTCGGTTCCCGCGGCAGTGTTTGCCGAGAGTGACCCTGGCAATGCGGCCGCCGCTCGAATCGATGGTATTCAGGTGATCAATGATGGCGCATTGTCGGCGGTTTCACCGGACGATATCACCATTACCGTTGATACCGTTGCGGGAACGGTCAGTGCTGTGAATAGCCGCACCGGCGATCCCCTGACTGTGACTCCAGCGGCGTATACCAGTGGTGAGTCCTTCGAAGTTGCCGGTGTGCAGGCGACGATTACCGATGCGGGCGATGGCGATGAGTTCACCCTTCGCGCGGGGGAGAGGCAGTCGGTGTTTGCTACCATCGAAAACCTGATTGACGGCCTCGATAACATCGACAAAGGTTCGCCGGCCGGGCAGGCGGCCTATGACGACCTGATCGCAGCGTCTTTGCAGAATCTGGACAATGCCCAGGAAAGCATTGTTCAGAAGCAAACGGAAATCGGCGGGCGCCTGAACGCCGTGGACTCTACCAAATCGTTCCTGGAAGACTCGTCTGTGTACAGTGAGGACATTCGTTCGCAACTGCGTGACGTGGACTACGCCGAAGCTATCAGCAACTTGAGCTTCCAGAGCTTCGTGCTGCAGGCTGCACAGCAGTCGTTTGCCCAGGTCTCCCAGCTGTCGTTGTTCGATCGCTTGTAA